The following proteins are encoded in a genomic region of Periophthalmus magnuspinnatus isolate fPerMag1 chromosome 23, fPerMag1.2.pri, whole genome shotgun sequence:
- the pfkfb3 gene encoding 6-phosphofructo-2-kinase/fructose-2,6-bisphosphatase 3 isoform X2, translating to MPRELTQNRIQKIWVPTKDGKPAARRGAGAPHFANPPTVIVMVGLPARGKTYISKKLTRYLNWIGMPTKVFNVGEYRREAVKNYSSYDFFKPDNESAFKIRQQCALAALRDVKSYLKDEKGQVAVFDATNTTRERRDLILKFGNENGFKIFFIESVCDDPNVIASNIMEVKVSCPDYKDCNKTDAMLDFHRRIECYKSSYQPLDPDGYDRELSFIRIIDVGRQFLVNRVQDHIQSKIVYYLMNIHVQPRTIYLCRHGESTDNVQGKLGGDSGLSTRGRQFSMALSQFVKEQELKNLKVWTSQLCRTIQTAEHLGIPYEQWKALNEIDAGVCEDMTYDEVKEKYPEEFSLRDEDKYYYRYPAGESYQDLVQRVEPVIMELERQENVLVICHQAVMRCLLAYFLDKSADEMPYLKCPLHTVLKLTPVAYGCKVESISLNVEAVNTHRDRPEEVKRVPGILQRRNSVTPLTSPESNIKKPRIDDLDEAPIQELPPSVASLALCSPSHLPLTLAGQKLRRDSGRRDVQICK from the exons ATGCCCAGGGAGCTGACCCAGAACAGGATCCAGAAGATATGGGTTCCCACTAAGGATGGCAAACCGGCAGCACGGAGAG GGGCCGGTGCGCCTCACTTCGCCAACCCCCCCACGGTGATAGTGATGGTGGGCCTACCAGCTCGAGGGAAGACCTACATATCCAAAAAACTCACCCGCTACCTCAACTGGATCGGCATGCCCACCAAAG tcTTTAATGTAGGAGAGTATCGCAGGGAGGCAGTCAAAAATTACAGCTCCTATGACTTCTTCAAGCCTGATAATGAATCTGCCTTCAAAATCAGGCA acaatgtgCCTTAGCTGCCCTGCGAGATGTCAAATCTTACCTAAAGGACGAAAAAGGCCAAGTTGCT GTGTTTGATGCCACAAACACGACTCGGGAAAGGCGCGATCTTATCCTGAAATTTGGCAATGAGAATGGTTTCAAG ATATTTTTCATTGAATCTGTTTGCGATGACCCCAACGTAATTGCCTCTAACATTATG GAGGTGAAAGTGTCTTGTCCCGATTATAAGGACTGCAACAAGACAGATGCCATGTTGGATTTCCACAGGAGAATTGAGTGCTACAAATCCAGCTACCAGCCCCTAGACCCTGACGGATATGACAg GGAGTTGTCTTTCATCCGTATTATTGATGTTGGCCGTCAGTTCTTGGTGAATCGTGTCCAGGATCACATTCAGAGTAAGATCGTGTATTACCTGATGAACATCCACGTACAGCCCAGAACTATTTACCTGTGTCGTCATGGAGAGAGCACTGATAATGTGCAGGGGAAGTTGGGCGGAGACTCAGGCCTGTCTACACGTGGGAGACAG TTCTCCATGGCCCTCTCTCAGTTTGTGAAGGAGCAGGAGCTGAAGAATCTAAAGGTTTGGACCAGTCAGTTGTGCCGCACCATTCAGACAGCAGAGCACCTGGGCATCCCGTACGAGCAGTGGAAGGCCCTGAATGAGATCGATGCT GGTGTGTGTGAGGATATGACGTATGACGAGGTTAAGGAGAAGTATCCAGAGGAGTTTTCCTTGAGAGATGAAGATAAATACTACTACCGCTACCCAGCTGGAGAG TCATACCAGGACCTGGTGCAGCGTGTGGAGCCCGTGATCATGGAGCTGGAGAGGCAGGAGAATGTTCTGGTCATCTGCCACCAGGCTGTAATGAGGTGTCTGCTCGCTTACTTCCTCGACAAAAGTGCag ATGAGATGCCGTACCTGAAATGTCCGCTGCACACAGTTCTGAAGCTCACGCCTGTGGCCTATGGCTGTAAAGTGGAATCCATTTCTCTGAATGTGGAGGCAGTCAACACTCACCGCGACAGACCtgag GAGGTGAAGAGGGTTCCTGGGATCTTGCAGAGAAGGAACAGTGTGACCCCACTGACCAGCCCAGAATCCAACATTAAAAAACCCCGCATCGATGACCTGGATGAAGCTCCTATCCAGGAACTGCCCCCCTCCGTGGCATCACTGGCCCTTTGCAGCCCCTCTCACCTCCCCCTGACACTGGCTGGACAG AAGCTGAGAAGAGACTCTGGTCGCCGTGACGTTCAAATCTGCAAATGA
- the pfkfb3 gene encoding 6-phosphofructo-2-kinase/fructose-2,6-bisphosphatase 3 isoform X3, translating into MPRELTQNRIQKIWVPTKDGKPAARRGAGAPHFANPPTVIVMVGLPARGKTYISKKLTRYLNWIGMPTKVFNVGEYRREAVKNYSSYDFFKPDNESAFKIRQQCALAALRDVKSYLKDEKGQVAVFDATNTTRERRDLILKFGNENGFKIFFIESVCDDPNVIASNIMEVKVSCPDYKDCNKTDAMLDFHRRIECYKSSYQPLDPDGYDRELSFIRIIDVGRQFLVNRVQDHIQSKIVYYLMNIHVQPRTIYLCRHGESTDNVQGKLGGDSGLSTRGRQFSMALSQFVKEQELKNLKVWTSQLCRTIQTAEHLGIPYEQWKALNEIDAGVCEDMTYDEVKEKYPEEFSLRDEDKYYYRYPAGESYQDLVQRVEPVIMELERQENVLVICHQAVMRCLLAYFLDKSADEMPYLKCPLHTVLKLTPVAYGCKVESISLNVEAVNTHRDRPEEVKRVPGILQRRNSVTPLTSPESNIKKPRIDDLDEAPIQELPPSVASLALCSPSHLPLTLAGQHWLGKVCLS; encoded by the exons ATGCCCAGGGAGCTGACCCAGAACAGGATCCAGAAGATATGGGTTCCCACTAAGGATGGCAAACCGGCAGCACGGAGAG GGGCCGGTGCGCCTCACTTCGCCAACCCCCCCACGGTGATAGTGATGGTGGGCCTACCAGCTCGAGGGAAGACCTACATATCCAAAAAACTCACCCGCTACCTCAACTGGATCGGCATGCCCACCAAAG tcTTTAATGTAGGAGAGTATCGCAGGGAGGCAGTCAAAAATTACAGCTCCTATGACTTCTTCAAGCCTGATAATGAATCTGCCTTCAAAATCAGGCA acaatgtgCCTTAGCTGCCCTGCGAGATGTCAAATCTTACCTAAAGGACGAAAAAGGCCAAGTTGCT GTGTTTGATGCCACAAACACGACTCGGGAAAGGCGCGATCTTATCCTGAAATTTGGCAATGAGAATGGTTTCAAG ATATTTTTCATTGAATCTGTTTGCGATGACCCCAACGTAATTGCCTCTAACATTATG GAGGTGAAAGTGTCTTGTCCCGATTATAAGGACTGCAACAAGACAGATGCCATGTTGGATTTCCACAGGAGAATTGAGTGCTACAAATCCAGCTACCAGCCCCTAGACCCTGACGGATATGACAg GGAGTTGTCTTTCATCCGTATTATTGATGTTGGCCGTCAGTTCTTGGTGAATCGTGTCCAGGATCACATTCAGAGTAAGATCGTGTATTACCTGATGAACATCCACGTACAGCCCAGAACTATTTACCTGTGTCGTCATGGAGAGAGCACTGATAATGTGCAGGGGAAGTTGGGCGGAGACTCAGGCCTGTCTACACGTGGGAGACAG TTCTCCATGGCCCTCTCTCAGTTTGTGAAGGAGCAGGAGCTGAAGAATCTAAAGGTTTGGACCAGTCAGTTGTGCCGCACCATTCAGACAGCAGAGCACCTGGGCATCCCGTACGAGCAGTGGAAGGCCCTGAATGAGATCGATGCT GGTGTGTGTGAGGATATGACGTATGACGAGGTTAAGGAGAAGTATCCAGAGGAGTTTTCCTTGAGAGATGAAGATAAATACTACTACCGCTACCCAGCTGGAGAG TCATACCAGGACCTGGTGCAGCGTGTGGAGCCCGTGATCATGGAGCTGGAGAGGCAGGAGAATGTTCTGGTCATCTGCCACCAGGCTGTAATGAGGTGTCTGCTCGCTTACTTCCTCGACAAAAGTGCag ATGAGATGCCGTACCTGAAATGTCCGCTGCACACAGTTCTGAAGCTCACGCCTGTGGCCTATGGCTGTAAAGTGGAATCCATTTCTCTGAATGTGGAGGCAGTCAACACTCACCGCGACAGACCtgag GAGGTGAAGAGGGTTCCTGGGATCTTGCAGAGAAGGAACAGTGTGACCCCACTGACCAGCCCAGAATCCAACATTAAAAAACCCCGCATCGATGACCTGGATGAAGCTCCTATCCAGGAACTGCCCCCCTCCGTGGCATCACTGGCCCTTTGCAGCCCCTCTCACCTCCCCCTGACACTGGCTGGACAG CACTGGCTGGGCAAAGTCTGTCT AAGCTGA
- the pfkfb3 gene encoding 6-phosphofructo-2-kinase/fructose-2,6-bisphosphatase 3 isoform X1, which yields MPRELTQNRIQKIWVPTKDGKPAARRGAGAPHFANPPTVIVMVGLPARGKTYISKKLTRYLNWIGMPTKVFNVGEYRREAVKNYSSYDFFKPDNESAFKIRQQCALAALRDVKSYLKDEKGQVAVFDATNTTRERRDLILKFGNENGFKIFFIESVCDDPNVIASNIMEVKVSCPDYKDCNKTDAMLDFHRRIECYKSSYQPLDPDGYDRELSFIRIIDVGRQFLVNRVQDHIQSKIVYYLMNIHVQPRTIYLCRHGESTDNVQGKLGGDSGLSTRGRQFSMALSQFVKEQELKNLKVWTSQLCRTIQTAEHLGIPYEQWKALNEIDAGVCEDMTYDEVKEKYPEEFSLRDEDKYYYRYPAGESYQDLVQRVEPVIMELERQENVLVICHQAVMRCLLAYFLDKSADEMPYLKCPLHTVLKLTPVAYGCKVESISLNVEAVNTHRDRPEEVKRVPGILQRRNSVTPLTSPESNIKKPRIDDLDEAPIQELPPSVASLALCSPSHLPLTLAGQHWLGKVCLCTILHYLKVVTLLFCQRS from the exons ATGCCCAGGGAGCTGACCCAGAACAGGATCCAGAAGATATGGGTTCCCACTAAGGATGGCAAACCGGCAGCACGGAGAG GGGCCGGTGCGCCTCACTTCGCCAACCCCCCCACGGTGATAGTGATGGTGGGCCTACCAGCTCGAGGGAAGACCTACATATCCAAAAAACTCACCCGCTACCTCAACTGGATCGGCATGCCCACCAAAG tcTTTAATGTAGGAGAGTATCGCAGGGAGGCAGTCAAAAATTACAGCTCCTATGACTTCTTCAAGCCTGATAATGAATCTGCCTTCAAAATCAGGCA acaatgtgCCTTAGCTGCCCTGCGAGATGTCAAATCTTACCTAAAGGACGAAAAAGGCCAAGTTGCT GTGTTTGATGCCACAAACACGACTCGGGAAAGGCGCGATCTTATCCTGAAATTTGGCAATGAGAATGGTTTCAAG ATATTTTTCATTGAATCTGTTTGCGATGACCCCAACGTAATTGCCTCTAACATTATG GAGGTGAAAGTGTCTTGTCCCGATTATAAGGACTGCAACAAGACAGATGCCATGTTGGATTTCCACAGGAGAATTGAGTGCTACAAATCCAGCTACCAGCCCCTAGACCCTGACGGATATGACAg GGAGTTGTCTTTCATCCGTATTATTGATGTTGGCCGTCAGTTCTTGGTGAATCGTGTCCAGGATCACATTCAGAGTAAGATCGTGTATTACCTGATGAACATCCACGTACAGCCCAGAACTATTTACCTGTGTCGTCATGGAGAGAGCACTGATAATGTGCAGGGGAAGTTGGGCGGAGACTCAGGCCTGTCTACACGTGGGAGACAG TTCTCCATGGCCCTCTCTCAGTTTGTGAAGGAGCAGGAGCTGAAGAATCTAAAGGTTTGGACCAGTCAGTTGTGCCGCACCATTCAGACAGCAGAGCACCTGGGCATCCCGTACGAGCAGTGGAAGGCCCTGAATGAGATCGATGCT GGTGTGTGTGAGGATATGACGTATGACGAGGTTAAGGAGAAGTATCCAGAGGAGTTTTCCTTGAGAGATGAAGATAAATACTACTACCGCTACCCAGCTGGAGAG TCATACCAGGACCTGGTGCAGCGTGTGGAGCCCGTGATCATGGAGCTGGAGAGGCAGGAGAATGTTCTGGTCATCTGCCACCAGGCTGTAATGAGGTGTCTGCTCGCTTACTTCCTCGACAAAAGTGCag ATGAGATGCCGTACCTGAAATGTCCGCTGCACACAGTTCTGAAGCTCACGCCTGTGGCCTATGGCTGTAAAGTGGAATCCATTTCTCTGAATGTGGAGGCAGTCAACACTCACCGCGACAGACCtgag GAGGTGAAGAGGGTTCCTGGGATCTTGCAGAGAAGGAACAGTGTGACCCCACTGACCAGCCCAGAATCCAACATTAAAAAACCCCGCATCGATGACCTGGATGAAGCTCCTATCCAGGAACTGCCCCCCTCCGTGGCATCACTGGCCCTTTGCAGCCCCTCTCACCTCCCCCTGACACTGGCTGGACAG CACTGGCTGGGCAAAGTCTGTCT ATGCACCATTCTTCACTATCTCAAAGTGGTGACCCTCTTATTCTGTCAAAG AAGCTGA